In Ruania zhangjianzhongii, the following proteins share a genomic window:
- a CDS encoding Ig-like domain repeat protein, whose protein sequence is MHTRSTTHGAGRLPHHRRAGLIRRVGTTALAAVVATFGALTALASPAAAAVTGQDVLDAFASGGELTLDQDVEVSETLVLAEGVALTLDLAGHELTVTGSGGSAGPPDPNDLVEQVAVLNQGDLVVQNGVLTAVGGNGGNGAPGASGTGGDAGGDGEDGGYGAPAVYTLYGARLSLLDVDLTATGGDGGAGGEGGEGADGGAGGNGGDGGDAAPGILISGSVLVIADGSESVNGGVGGAAGPGGAGDPAGADGAPGADAPVWGGTGGSVTLDGNGADAPGTVEVYTTDIRRAIEAVGSLPTPWPILPDHALVGWFTAAEGGERVDPDADLAGQTIYAHWDALSECTATTFARELSTATDGSTVTLCGDLTVVPGDNELRVPGGRSVTLDLAGHDLTATGRWQRTALAVGADATLTIDDTVGGGTLTATAGASQAGIELGPRPEHATLIVNGGTIIASATDEYGNGAGIGGSGGDNGGTVIINDGVVHATGTGHAPGIGGSGGNSRVGNDPQPVTINGGEVHATGGTGIGGGLDTGSGEITINGGEVHATGTSGPGLGGGQGWNTATDVTINGGEVYATAGGGAAAIGSNGSSPGPTIAITGGTVDATTSGTGAAIGSGQYSRSTPTIEISGAAHVSATASGAGAGIGGGYSRDPVTEEGGGGTIDILGGTVIAAAEANPDNPWDRGAGIGGGDAGPGGVVTIAEDADVTVSSAQESAIGPGADATAFGSLTNHGTLTILSDSRMTVPAGTTVVNDGTITGDGAINGGGAVDNGGSITHTVAVGDDLTVTDHHFAVTFDASGGTGAPGDMTVYSETFEGADLALADLPTPTGLDDPFNGWHLTPTADGTPIGDDTSISTASSDGSPFGVIFYAGYGPLPPEWQSTALDDMAVGAAVSQQLAATGDGALTYTVLSGALPAGVTLSSAGALGGAPEEAGPYTVTLRVTSGEVFADREFTGTVSRGEVELALEPVSSVYGTAAEFAVTIAADGAPGAAGPSEPGALATPWRTFDTAGIGIAAIPATTGTVTVATGTTVLCSYDVATATSCSAPADLAAGSYDLEVRYSGDANYASTTITAELQVTRAPTEVSASDLQSVQGSATSLAVGGLPAAATGEIVVTHEETELCRQPVSDGGTACALPADLAEGSYPLEVNYGGDANHLASTVAVTWTVTADSVPPVDPTPEDPGDPAPADPGDPAPADPADPAPDADAADPAPDADAADPAPDSTPANAVDPRLPSTGLDVSTWLLASVLLLGLGGATLLGVRRRVTSSREDAGGW, encoded by the coding sequence ATGCACACGCGATCGACCACGCACGGCGCCGGGAGGCTGCCTCACCACCGGCGGGCTGGTCTGATCCGCAGGGTCGGGACCACCGCCCTGGCCGCAGTCGTCGCTACCTTCGGCGCGCTGACTGCCCTGGCCTCGCCCGCAGCCGCGGCCGTCACCGGACAGGACGTCCTGGACGCGTTCGCCTCCGGCGGCGAGCTCACCCTCGACCAGGATGTCGAAGTCTCGGAGACCTTGGTGCTGGCCGAGGGGGTTGCGCTCACCCTCGACCTGGCCGGGCACGAACTGACCGTCACCGGGTCCGGCGGATCGGCCGGCCCGCCCGATCCGAACGACCTGGTCGAGCAGGTGGCGGTCCTGAACCAGGGCGACCTGGTCGTCCAGAACGGCGTGCTGACGGCCGTCGGCGGGAACGGTGGGAACGGTGCGCCGGGGGCGTCAGGCACCGGGGGCGACGCTGGTGGGGACGGTGAAGACGGTGGCTACGGAGCGCCAGCTGTCTACACCCTCTACGGCGCCCGCCTCTCCCTGCTGGATGTCGACCTCACGGCCACGGGCGGCGACGGGGGCGCCGGCGGCGAAGGAGGAGAGGGCGCCGACGGCGGCGCGGGTGGCAACGGCGGTGACGGCGGCGACGCCGCACCCGGCATCCTCATCTCCGGTTCGGTGCTGGTGATCGCCGACGGGTCCGAGAGCGTCAATGGTGGCGTCGGCGGTGCTGCCGGCCCGGGTGGTGCGGGCGATCCGGCCGGCGCCGACGGCGCTCCCGGCGCGGACGCACCCGTATGGGGTGGAACCGGAGGGTCCGTGACGCTGGACGGCAATGGCGCCGACGCACCCGGAACGGTCGAGGTCTACACCACCGACATCCGCCGGGCCATCGAGGCCGTGGGCTCGCTGCCCACGCCCTGGCCGATACTCCCGGACCACGCGCTGGTCGGCTGGTTCACCGCAGCAGAGGGCGGCGAGCGGGTCGACCCGGATGCCGACCTCGCCGGTCAGACCATCTACGCCCACTGGGACGCTCTCAGCGAGTGCACGGCGACCACGTTCGCCCGGGAGCTGAGCACGGCGACCGACGGTTCGACCGTGACGCTGTGCGGTGACCTCACTGTCGTGCCCGGCGACAACGAGCTCCGGGTCCCCGGTGGCAGATCGGTCACGCTGGACCTGGCCGGGCACGACCTGACCGCCACCGGACGGTGGCAGCGGACCGCGCTCGCCGTGGGTGCCGACGCGACCCTGACGATCGACGACACCGTCGGCGGCGGAACACTGACCGCAACCGCCGGTGCCTCGCAGGCCGGCATCGAGCTGGGTCCGCGCCCGGAGCACGCCACCCTGATCGTCAACGGCGGCACGATCATCGCCAGCGCGACCGACGAGTACGGCAACGGCGCCGGTATCGGCGGCAGCGGCGGCGACAACGGCGGAACGGTCATCATCAACGACGGCGTGGTGCACGCCACCGGCACCGGTCACGCCCCGGGGATCGGCGGCAGCGGCGGTAACAGCAGGGTCGGCAACGACCCGCAGCCGGTGACTATCAATGGCGGCGAGGTGCACGCTACCGGGGGAACCGGGATCGGTGGCGGACTGGACACCGGCAGTGGCGAGATCACCATCAACGGCGGCGAGGTGCACGCGACCGGTACCAGCGGTCCCGGCCTGGGCGGCGGGCAGGGCTGGAACACCGCCACGGACGTCACCATCAACGGCGGTGAGGTCTATGCGACCGCCGGCGGCGGCGCCGCAGCGATCGGGTCCAACGGCAGCTCGCCCGGACCCACCATCGCCATCACCGGCGGCACCGTGGACGCGACGACCAGCGGCACCGGCGCCGCCATCGGTTCCGGGCAGTACTCCCGTTCGACCCCGACCATCGAGATCAGCGGTGCTGCGCACGTGAGCGCCACGGCATCCGGTGCGGGGGCGGGCATCGGCGGTGGCTACAGCCGCGACCCCGTCACCGAGGAGGGCGGGGGCGGCACCATCGACATCCTCGGCGGCACTGTGATCGCCGCGGCCGAGGCCAACCCCGACAACCCCTGGGACCGCGGCGCCGGGATCGGCGGCGGCGACGCCGGACCGGGCGGGGTCGTGACGATCGCCGAGGACGCCGATGTCACAGTGTCCAGCGCGCAGGAGAGCGCCATCGGTCCGGGCGCCGACGCGACCGCGTTCGGCTCGTTGACCAACCACGGCACCCTGACCATCCTCTCCGACAGCCGGATGACCGTCCCGGCCGGGACGACCGTCGTCAACGACGGCACTATCACCGGGGATGGCGCGATCAACGGCGGGGGCGCTGTCGACAACGGCGGGTCCATCACGCACACTGTGGCGGTCGGCGATGACCTCACCGTCACCGACCATCACTTCGCCGTCACCTTCGACGCCAGCGGGGGTACCGGGGCGCCCGGCGACATGACCGTCTACTCGGAGACCTTCGAGGGCGCAGATCTGGCCTTGGCTGACCTGCCCACCCCGACAGGACTGGACGACCCGTTCAACGGCTGGCACCTGACACCCACCGCCGACGGCACCCCGATCGGCGACGACACCAGCATCAGCACTGCCAGCAGCGACGGCAGCCCCTTCGGCGTGATCTTCTACGCCGGCTACGGTCCGCTGCCGCCGGAGTGGCAGAGCACTGCCCTGGACGACATGGCGGTGGGCGCCGCGGTCAGTCAGCAGCTCGCGGCCACCGGTGACGGCGCGCTCACCTACACGGTCCTCAGCGGCGCGCTACCGGCTGGCGTGACCCTGTCGTCCGCCGGGGCCCTCGGTGGCGCGCCGGAGGAGGCCGGTCCGTACACGGTCACGCTGCGGGTCACCTCCGGTGAGGTCTTCGCCGACCGGGAGTTCACCGGGACCGTCAGCCGTGGAGAGGTGGAGCTCGCCCTGGAGCCGGTGTCCTCGGTGTACGGGACGGCGGCCGAGTTTGCGGTGACCATCGCGGCCGACGGCGCTCCTGGGGCTGCTGGCCCTTCGGAGCCCGGCGCACTGGCGACGCCTTGGCGGACGTTCGACACCGCCGGGATCGGTATCGCGGCCATTCCCGCGACAACGGGGACAGTCACGGTCGCCACCGGCACGACAGTCCTGTGCTCCTACGACGTCGCGACGGCGACATCGTGCTCGGCGCCGGCTGATCTGGCGGCCGGGTCCTACGACCTGGAGGTCCGCTACTCCGGTGACGCGAACTACGCCTCGACGACGATCACCGCGGAGCTACAGGTCACCCGGGCCCCGACCGAGGTCTCGGCATCGGACCTGCAGAGCGTCCAGGGTTCGGCCACGTCACTCGCAGTCGGTGGACTTCCTGCGGCTGCCACCGGTGAGATCGTCGTGACTCACGAGGAGACCGAGCTGTGCCGCCAGCCGGTGTCCGACGGTGGCACAGCGTGCGCACTACCTGCGGACCTGGCGGAGGGTTCCTACCCGTTGGAGGTCAACTACGGCGGTGACGCCAACCATCTCGCGTCAACGGTGGCCGTGACTTGGACGGTTACCGCTGACTCGGTGCCGCCGGTCGACCCGACGCCTGAGGATCCGGGCGATCCGGCTCCCGCGGACCCGGGTGATCCGGCTCCCGCGGACCCGGCCGATCCGGCTCCCGACGCAGACGCCGCTGACCCGGCTCCCGACGCAGACGCCGCCGACCCGGCTCCCGACTCGACCCCGGCGAACGCTGTCGATCCACGACTGCCG
- a CDS encoding GtrA family protein, with translation MTFTDRARRLRAWLGELARFGTVGLLAFVVDIGLMNLLRFGPGELLGPKPLTAKVISVSVAMLVAWLGNRYWTFAAKRSAPTAAARSRELVQFVAVNLVGMAIGVGCLAISHYLLGFTSPLADNISANGVGLVLGTAFRYLAYRYWVFTGDGADAPPPPEPPVAAPSSDRDASELR, from the coding sequence ATGACCTTCACCGACCGGGCCCGACGCCTGCGCGCCTGGCTGGGCGAGCTCGCTCGGTTCGGCACGGTCGGTCTGCTCGCCTTCGTGGTGGACATCGGCCTGATGAACCTGCTCCGGTTCGGCCCCGGTGAGCTCCTCGGCCCGAAGCCGCTGACCGCCAAGGTCATCTCCGTCTCGGTGGCCATGCTGGTGGCCTGGCTGGGCAACCGGTACTGGACGTTCGCCGCCAAGCGCAGTGCCCCCACCGCCGCAGCGCGCAGCCGCGAGCTGGTGCAGTTCGTCGCGGTGAACCTGGTGGGGATGGCGATCGGCGTGGGCTGCCTGGCGATCTCGCACTACCTGCTCGGGTTCACCTCACCCTTGGCGGACAACATCTCCGCCAACGGAGTCGGCCTGGTGCTGGGTACCGCCTTCCGCTACCTGGCCTACCGGTACTGGGTGTTCACCGGCGACGGCGCCGACGCCCCACCACCACCAGAGCCCCCGGTGGCAGCACCGAGTTCGGATCGAGACGCTTCGGAACTGCGCTGA
- a CDS encoding HAMP domain-containing sensor histidine kinase, translated as MFWRRAAQVVILVVIASLVAFALAAMVALWSARRLAAPLIYLAATAEQIGSGQVRPRLESSGVEEIDLVGAELVRTSDRLAGRIAAERQFAANVSHQLRTPLTALSMRLEEIQLLSEDEDVREEARISLEQVERLVHVVDDLLKASRKADGGTTEALRLEEVFAQQADEWSQTYLRDGRSLEFDAGDDEAVFATPGALAQTLATLIENSLKYGEGTTSVRVRESKSGSDTGVVIEVADEGPGVSDDLAPRIFERHVTAGRGSGLGLALARDLVTADGGRLELAQRRPPVFAIFLSAVPKRLDPNSVLPPGALVVVGRRRRRR; from the coding sequence GTGTTCTGGCGGCGCGCCGCGCAGGTGGTGATCCTGGTGGTGATCGCCTCGCTGGTGGCATTCGCGCTGGCGGCGATGGTGGCGCTGTGGTCTGCCCGGCGCCTCGCCGCACCACTGATCTACCTGGCCGCGACTGCCGAGCAGATCGGGTCCGGCCAGGTGCGGCCACGGCTGGAGTCCTCCGGAGTGGAGGAGATCGACCTGGTGGGGGCCGAGCTGGTCCGTACCAGTGATCGGCTGGCCGGGCGGATCGCTGCGGAGCGGCAGTTCGCCGCGAACGTCTCCCACCAGCTGCGCACCCCGCTGACCGCGCTGTCGATGCGGCTGGAGGAGATCCAGCTGCTCTCCGAGGATGAGGATGTGCGCGAGGAGGCGCGGATCTCCCTGGAGCAGGTGGAGCGGCTGGTCCACGTGGTGGACGATCTGCTGAAGGCATCCCGCAAGGCCGACGGCGGCACTACCGAGGCGTTGCGCCTCGAGGAGGTCTTCGCTCAGCAGGCCGACGAGTGGTCGCAGACCTATCTACGCGACGGGCGCTCGCTGGAGTTCGACGCCGGTGACGATGAGGCGGTGTTCGCTACTCCGGGGGCGCTCGCTCAGACCTTGGCCACCCTGATCGAGAACTCGCTCAAGTACGGCGAGGGCACCACCAGCGTGCGGGTGCGCGAGTCCAAGTCCGGATCGGACACCGGTGTGGTGATCGAGGTGGCGGACGAGGGGCCCGGTGTCAGTGATGACCTGGCGCCGCGGATCTTCGAACGGCACGTCACTGCCGGGCGCGGCAGCGGGCTGGGACTGGCGCTGGCGCGCGATCTGGTCACCGCCGACGGTGGCCGGTTGGAGCTGGCGCAGCGGCGCCCGCCGGTGTTCGCGATCTTCCTCAGCGCAGTTCCGAAGCGTCTCGATCCGAACTCGGTGCTGCCACCGGGGGCTCTGGTGGTGGTGGGGCGTCGGCGCCGTCGCCGGTGA
- a CDS encoding response regulator transcription factor produces the protein MTRVLLAEDDPAIAEPLARALTREGYDVSVHGTGRGAIDDAAQADLFVLDLGLPDMDGLDVARWIRNQGLTTPILVLTARADEVDLVVGLDAGADDYVTKPFRLAELLARVRALLRRAGAEGEESDEISAQDVRVDVAAHRAFQASRELQLTAKEFDLLRVLVREAGSVVSRDALMREVWASDPTGSTKTLDMHVSWLRRKLGDDANAPRYISTVRGMGFRFENGVS, from the coding sequence GTGACCCGAGTTCTATTAGCAGAAGATGACCCGGCCATTGCCGAGCCGCTGGCGCGGGCACTGACGCGTGAGGGCTACGACGTGTCCGTGCACGGCACGGGCCGGGGAGCCATCGACGACGCCGCTCAGGCCGACTTGTTCGTGCTCGACCTGGGCCTCCCGGACATGGACGGGCTGGATGTGGCTCGCTGGATCCGCAACCAGGGGCTGACCACCCCGATCCTCGTGCTCACCGCACGGGCCGACGAGGTGGACCTGGTGGTGGGCCTGGACGCCGGTGCCGACGACTACGTCACCAAGCCGTTCCGGCTGGCCGAGCTGCTCGCCCGGGTGCGGGCGCTGCTGCGCCGGGCCGGAGCCGAGGGGGAGGAGAGCGACGAGATCTCCGCGCAGGACGTGCGCGTGGACGTCGCCGCCCACCGGGCGTTCCAGGCGAGCCGCGAGCTGCAGCTGACCGCGAAGGAGTTCGACCTGCTCCGGGTGCTGGTGCGTGAGGCCGGTTCGGTGGTCTCCCGAGACGCCTTGATGCGTGAGGTCTGGGCCTCCGATCCGACCGGATCCACCAAGACGCTGGACATGCATGTGTCCTGGTTGCGCCGCAAGCTCGGTGACGACGCGAACGCCCCTCGGTACATCTCGACCGTGCGGGGCATGGGGTTCAGGTTTGAGAACGGGGTGAGCTAG
- a CDS encoding adenylate/guanylate cyclase domain-containing protein, with protein sequence MNAPPGTAPPPTDGERPHAAHAAPSGDEGRTTVNRHHERLLGGPPELTAAEFASRAGVEESIARQYWRSLGFPDVPGDEQWFTDTDVAALRALAEAVESDTVSLNAAQDLVRGLGHSMDRLVLWQVEAMVQDLSARYRLDDVSARLVVLDRMVELSPLLREQLDYAWRRQLIALLGRIDRDIARLGSEVGEPDQLPLERAIGFIDIVSYTTRSADLTPKALATLVQDFESAARDVVARYGGRVVKTIGDAVLFVADDLPAGARVATSLVQVMAAQNLPVRGAVVWGRLLSRSGDVFGPVVNLASRLTDLADPFTILMDDVSAAVLESLPAGQEFQMVHSAPAQVQGLGEVRPVQVQRQRSTTTD encoded by the coding sequence GTGAACGCCCCGCCTGGTACCGCCCCGCCCCCTACGGACGGTGAGCGACCCCACGCAGCGCACGCTGCGCCGTCGGGCGATGAGGGCCGCACTACGGTGAACCGCCACCATGAACGCCTGCTCGGCGGTCCACCGGAGCTGACCGCCGCCGAGTTCGCCTCCCGGGCCGGGGTGGAGGAATCTATCGCCCGCCAGTACTGGCGCTCGCTCGGCTTCCCGGACGTGCCCGGCGACGAGCAGTGGTTCACCGATACCGACGTGGCGGCGCTGCGCGCGCTGGCCGAGGCCGTCGAGTCCGACACGGTGAGCCTGAATGCAGCCCAGGACCTGGTCCGCGGGCTGGGGCACTCGATGGACCGGCTGGTGCTCTGGCAGGTGGAGGCGATGGTGCAGGACCTGTCCGCCCGTTACCGGCTGGACGACGTCAGCGCCCGGCTGGTGGTGCTGGACCGGATGGTCGAGCTCAGCCCGCTGCTGCGCGAACAGCTCGACTATGCCTGGCGGCGCCAGCTGATCGCCCTGCTGGGCCGGATCGACCGGGACATCGCGCGGCTCGGGTCCGAGGTCGGCGAACCGGACCAGCTGCCGCTGGAGCGCGCGATCGGGTTCATCGACATCGTCTCCTACACCACCCGGTCGGCGGACCTGACCCCGAAGGCGCTGGCCACGCTGGTGCAGGACTTCGAGTCCGCCGCCCGGGACGTGGTGGCCCGCTACGGCGGCCGGGTGGTGAAGACCATCGGTGACGCCGTGCTGTTCGTGGCCGACGACCTGCCTGCCGGTGCACGGGTGGCTACCAGCCTGGTGCAGGTGATGGCCGCCCAGAACCTTCCGGTGCGCGGTGCCGTGGTCTGGGGGCGGCTGCTCTCCCGGTCCGGGGACGTCTTCGGCCCGGTGGTCAACCTCGCCTCCCGGCTGACCGACCTGGCTGACCCGTTCACGATCCTGATGGACGACGTCTCCGCAGCGGTACTGGAGAGCCTGCCGGCGGGGCAGGAGTTCCAGATGGTGCACAGTGCTCCGGCCCAGGTGCAGGGCCTGGGGGAGGTGCGCCCGGTGCAGGTGCAGCGCCAGAGGAGCACGACCACCGACTAG
- a CDS encoding type 1 glutamine amidotransferase domain-containing protein codes for MADLTGTTVAFLLTDHYEDSELTSPWEAATNAGATAVLVSPAKGTVSGKKGHSQSVDLRVEEANAANFDALMLPGGTGNADALRMNADAVAFTRDFFAQHKPVGVICHGAWILTDAGVLAGRTLTSFPSLQTDLRNAGAAWVDEEVVVDQGLVSSRTPDDLPAFNAKFVEELGEGKHSGQTT; via the coding sequence ATGGCTGATCTCACCGGAACGACGGTGGCATTCCTGCTCACCGACCACTACGAGGACAGCGAGCTGACCAGTCCCTGGGAAGCCGCCACGAACGCGGGCGCTACCGCCGTCCTGGTCTCACCGGCCAAGGGCACAGTGTCCGGAAAGAAGGGACACAGCCAGTCCGTCGACCTGCGCGTCGAAGAGGCGAACGCGGCGAATTTCGACGCGCTGATGCTGCCCGGCGGTACCGGGAATGCCGATGCGCTGCGGATGAACGCTGACGCCGTCGCCTTCACCCGGGACTTCTTCGCCCAGCACAAGCCAGTGGGTGTCATCTGCCACGGCGCGTGGATCCTCACCGATGCCGGGGTGCTCGCTGGCCGCACGCTCACCTCGTTCCCGAGCTTGCAGACCGATCTGCGCAACGCCGGTGCCGCATGGGTTGACGAGGAAGTGGTGGTGGACCAGGGACTCGTCTCCAGCCGCACCCCGGACGATCTACCGGCGTTCAATGCGAAGTTCGTGGAGGAGCTCGGCGAGGGCAAGCACTCCGGGCAAACCACCTGA
- a CDS encoding biotin--[acetyl-CoA-carboxylase] ligase, producing MGMGPEDRPEPRLEIVEATGSTNADLARVAGSDPGAWPHLSALLARRQLAGRGRSGRTWTTDEHAALTFSILLRPEEPRERWGWIPLLGGAAVVQALRAAMPAADAGTDLAGESRLSQASADGAGHLSRDSTTAAGSVGAVTREVAVGLKWPNDVVHLGGTEVLQDWGCLRKVGGLLAEVLPDGRSLVLGIGINLVGDRLPVPWAGTAADLGVRTDPTRLAGAIRGKLSATLADWAAGTDPRELVAPMCLTLGTAVRVGRPDGSALEGEAVDLAEDGALVVRLDDGTDRVVRAGDVTHLRPA from the coding sequence ATGGGAATGGGCCCGGAAGACCGTCCGGAGCCGCGGCTGGAGATCGTCGAGGCTACCGGCTCCACCAACGCTGACCTCGCCCGGGTGGCCGGCAGCGATCCGGGTGCCTGGCCGCACCTGTCCGCGCTCCTGGCCCGCCGCCAGCTCGCCGGGCGGGGCAGGTCCGGGCGCACCTGGACCACGGACGAGCACGCGGCCCTGACCTTCTCGATCCTGTTGCGCCCGGAGGAACCTCGCGAGCGGTGGGGATGGATTCCGCTGCTCGGTGGGGCAGCCGTGGTGCAGGCGTTGCGAGCGGCGATGCCCGCCGCCGACGCCGGAACTGACCTGGCGGGGGAGTCCCGCTTGTCGCAGGCCTCGGCCGACGGCGCAGGTCACCTCTCCCGCGATTCCACCACTGCTGCCGGTTCAGTGGGTGCGGTCACCCGTGAGGTGGCTGTCGGACTGAAGTGGCCCAACGATGTGGTGCATCTCGGCGGTACCGAGGTGCTGCAGGACTGGGGCTGCCTGCGCAAGGTCGGCGGGCTGCTGGCCGAGGTCCTGCCGGACGGGCGCTCGCTGGTGCTCGGTATCGGGATCAACCTGGTGGGGGACCGGCTGCCGGTGCCCTGGGCGGGAACCGCCGCCGACCTCGGCGTGCGCACCGATCCGACCCGCCTGGCAGGGGCCATCCGGGGCAAGCTCTCCGCGACGTTGGCCGACTGGGCCGCCGGCACCGACCCGCGCGAGCTCGTCGCCCCGATGTGCCTGACGCTGGGCACCGCAGTGCGGGTCGGGCGCCCGGACGGGAGCGCACTGGAAGGTGAAGCCGTCGACCTCGCCGAGGATGGGGCCCTGGTGGTCCGCCTGGACGACGGCACCGACCGTGTGGTCCGCGCCGGCGACGTGACTCACCTGCGCCCGGCCTGA
- a CDS encoding acyl-CoA carboxylase subunit beta: MTSEIHPDTSTTAGKLADLAGRTETGPQALAATATEKQGARGKLSARDRIDQLLDEGSFTELDAFATHRSVNFGLDAKHIPGDGVVVGYGTIDGRQVCVYSQDFTVFGGSLGEVHGQKITKVMDLALRTGVPLIGISDGGGARIQEGVAALTQFAEIFRRNVAASGVIPQISLILGPSAGGAVYSPALTDFIVMADQTSNMFITGPDVIRAVTGEDVGFEELGGGRTHNERSGVAHYLAADEEDAFDYVKALLHYLPSNNLSDPETYPEEAELEITDADATLDELVPDSDNQPYDMHAVIEQVLDDDEFLEVQPLYAPNVIVGFGHVEGHPVGVVANQPQQMAGTLDIAASEKAARFVRTCDAFNIPVLTFVDVPGFLPGTDQEWNGIIRRGAKLIFAYAEATVPLITVITRKAYGGAYIVMASKQLGADLNLAWPTAQIAVMGSGGAVNILQRRTLKKVAEDGGDVEAERARLVAEYEEAIVNPWDAAQRGYVDAVIRPAETRVQIVKGLRALRTKRASLPAKKHGNIPL; the protein is encoded by the coding sequence GTGACCTCCGAGATTCACCCCGACACCTCCACCACTGCCGGCAAGCTCGCCGACCTCGCCGGGCGCACCGAGACCGGTCCCCAGGCTCTGGCGGCGACAGCGACCGAGAAGCAGGGGGCCCGCGGCAAGCTCTCCGCGCGGGACCGCATCGACCAGCTGCTCGACGAGGGCAGCTTCACCGAGCTGGACGCCTTCGCCACTCACCGCTCGGTGAACTTCGGCCTGGACGCCAAGCACATCCCCGGTGACGGCGTGGTGGTCGGCTACGGCACGATCGACGGCCGCCAGGTGTGCGTCTACTCCCAGGATTTCACCGTGTTCGGTGGTTCGCTCGGTGAGGTGCACGGGCAGAAGATCACGAAGGTGATGGATCTGGCGCTGCGCACCGGGGTGCCGCTGATCGGGATCAGCGACGGCGGTGGTGCGCGGATCCAGGAGGGGGTGGCCGCGCTGACCCAGTTCGCGGAGATCTTCCGCCGGAACGTGGCTGCCTCCGGGGTGATCCCGCAGATCTCGCTGATCCTCGGCCCGAGTGCCGGCGGTGCGGTCTACTCCCCCGCGCTCACCGACTTCATCGTGATGGCCGATCAGACTTCGAACATGTTCATCACCGGCCCGGACGTGATCCGGGCGGTCACCGGCGAGGACGTCGGCTTCGAGGAGCTCGGCGGCGGGCGCACGCACAACGAGCGCTCCGGGGTGGCGCACTACCTGGCCGCCGACGAGGAGGACGCCTTCGACTACGTCAAGGCCCTGCTGCACTACCTGCCCAGCAACAACCTCTCCGACCCGGAGACCTACCCGGAAGAGGCGGAGCTGGAGATCACCGACGCCGATGCCACGCTGGACGAGCTGGTGCCGGACTCGGACAACCAGCCCTATGACATGCATGCGGTGATCGAGCAGGTCCTCGATGACGACGAGTTCCTCGAGGTGCAGCCGCTGTACGCGCCGAACGTGATCGTCGGGTTCGGGCATGTGGAGGGGCACCCGGTGGGGGTGGTGGCCAACCAGCCACAGCAGATGGCCGGCACCCTGGACATCGCGGCCTCGGAGAAGGCCGCCCGGTTCGTGCGCACCTGCGACGCGTTCAACATCCCGGTGCTCACCTTCGTGGACGTGCCGGGGTTCCTGCCCGGTACCGACCAGGAGTGGAACGGGATCATCCGCCGCGGTGCGAAGCTGATCTTCGCCTACGCCGAGGCCACGGTGCCGCTGATCACCGTGATCACCCGTAAGGCCTACGGCGGGGCGTACATCGTGATGGCCTCCAAGCAGCTCGGCGCGGACCTGAACCTGGCCTGGCCCACCGCGCAGATCGCGGTGATGGGCTCGGGTGGGGCGGTGAACATCCTGCAGCGGCGCACGCTGAAGAAGGTCGCCGAGGATGGTGGTGACGTCGAGGCGGAGCGGGCCCGGCTGGTGGCGGAGTACGAGGAGGCGATCGTGAACCCGTGGGACGCCGCCCAGCGCGGCTACGTGGACGCGGTGATCCGCCCGGCCGAAACCCGGGTGCAGATCGTCAAGGGACTGCGGGCGCTGCGCACCAAACGGGCGTCGCTACCGGCGAAGAAGCACGGGAACATTCCGCTATGA
- a CDS encoding acyl-CoA carboxylase subunit epsilon: protein MSAPSHFSGQGEVPAGLVRVLRGAPDEAELAALVAGIVAARADDGAAESEEDLTSVWGDHGRRLGLAARPGGAAWRWSARAY, encoded by the coding sequence ATGAGCGCGCCGAGCCACTTCTCCGGCCAGGGTGAGGTGCCCGCCGGCCTGGTGCGCGTGCTCCGGGGTGCCCCAGACGAGGCGGAGCTTGCCGCTCTTGTCGCCGGGATCGTCGCTGCACGAGCCGACGACGGCGCCGCGGAGTCCGAGGAGGACCTCACCTCGGTCTGGGGTGACCATGGCAGGCGGCTGGGCCTGGCGGCCCGGCCCGGTGGTGCGGCCTGGCGGTGGAGCGCGCGGGCGTACTGA